Proteins encoded in a region of the Drosophila sechellia strain sech25 chromosome 2L, ASM438219v1, whole genome shotgun sequence genome:
- the LOC6617450 gene encoding RNA polymerase II-associated factor 1 homolog isoform X1 — MAPGFVNNKRKHDGEQNQFICPIVYTNELPTYPKDCKFLPCCQDIQEYCKEPVSIPKLDTCFLQNFKGLHELFTINLMDQLPYDELSENVHPMNPREADLLKDIQALDCDFARLQPSRAQECAQMFAKERVHPPRPRLQRSVAVPKAPFNLQPVSLVQQKEMIDGSFKDINKPLLRHPTNPRSNAYPVQIMSVFPDTDLQKYSFVQMSFDNPPQNTNQGLIRDCGSCLINFNFVQDIAESTEKLYVSDHRYKEEKADDSLERGEGLILREEKNAIFYVGVDKYIKLRRERPRPQASANKFLLKVQRVTMD, encoded by the exons ATGGCACCAGGGTTCGTGAACAATAAGCGCAAGCATGATGGAGAGCA AAATCAGTTCATCTGTCCCATTGTCTACACAAATGAGTTGCCCACTTATCCAAAGGATTGCAAGTTTCTGCCCTGTTGCCAGGATATCCAGGAGTACTGCAAGGAGCCGGTTTCGATTCCCAAGCTGGACACTTGCTTTTTGCAAAATTTCAAAGGACTTCATGAGCTGTTCACCATTAATTTGATGGATCAGTTGCCCTACGATGAGCTTTCCGAGAATGTGCACCCAATGAATCCCAGAGAAGCTGATCTACTCAAGGACATACAAGCCCTAGACTGCGACTTCGCCAGACTCCAACCAAGTCGCGCCCAGGAATGCGCCCAGATGTTCGCCAAGGAGCGGGTGCATCCACCTCGCCCAAGACTACAGCGTTCTGTGGCGGTGCCCAAGGCCCCATTCAACCTGCAGCCCGTCAGCCTGGTGCAGCAAAAGGAGATGATCGATGGGAGCTTCAAGGATATTAACAAGCCCCTTTTACGACATCCCACCAATCCGCGTAGTAATGCCTACCCTGTGCAGATCATGTCAGTCTTTCCCGACACGGATTTGCAGAAATATAGCTTCGTCCAGATGAGTTTTGATAATCCACCCCAAAATACCAACCAGGGACTAATCAGGGACTGCGGAAGCTGTCTGATCAACTTCAATTTCGTCCAGGACATTGCGGAGTCCACCGAAAAGCTTTACGTGTCCGACCATCGCTACAAGGAGGAAAAAGCCGACGATAGCTTGGAGCGCGGTGAGGGTCTCATACTCCGCGAGGAGAAGAACGCCATCTTTTACGTTGGTGTCGACAAATACATCAAACTAAGGCGGGAACGTCCACGCCCCCAGGCTTCGGCTAACAAGTTTCTGCTG AAGGTCCAGCGTGTGACAATGGATTAA
- the LOC6617448 gene encoding odorant receptor 22c isoform X1, translating to MTDSGQPAIAGHFYRIPRISGLIVGLWPQRIRDGGGRPWHAHLLFVFAFAVVLVGAVGEVSYGCVHLDNLVVALEAFCPGTTKAVCVLKLWVFFRSNRRWAELVHRLRAMLWQSRRQEGQRMLVGLATTANRLSLLLLTSGTATNAAFNLQPLIMGLYRWIVQLPGQVELPFNIILPSFAMQPGLFPLTYVLLSASGACTVFAFSFVDGFFVCSCLYICGAFRLVQQDIRRIFADLHGDSVDVFTEEMNAEVRHRLAQVVERHNAIIDFCTDITRQFTVIVLMHFLSAAFVLCSTILDIMLNTSSLSGLTYICYIIAALTQLFLYCFGGNHVSESSAAVADVLYDIEWYKCDARTRKVILMILRRSQRAKTIAVPFFTPSLPAFGSVWDGMRCVDYDNKCLCFCFRFRFRSVQIISTAGSYITLLKTFL from the exons ATGACTGACAGCGGGCAGCCTGCCATTGCCGGCCACTTTTACCGGATTCCCCGCATCTCCGGCCTCATTGTCGGCCTCTGGCCGCAAAGGATCAGGGACGGGGGCGGTCGTCCTTGGCACGCCCATCTGCTCTTCGTGTTCGCTTTCGCCGTGGTGCTTGTGGGTGCTGTGGGCGAGGTGTCCTACGGCTGTGTCCACCTGGATAACCTGGTGGTGGCGCTGGAGGCCTTCTGCCCCGGAACCACCAAGGCGGTCTGCGTTTTGAAGCTGTGGGTCTTCTTCCGCTCCAATCGCCGGTGGGCGGAGCTGGTCCATCGCCTGCGGGCCATGTTGTGGCAATCGCGGCGGCAGGAGGGTCAGAGGATGCTGGTCGGACTGGCCACCACGGCCAACAGGCTGAGCCTGTTGCTGCTCACCTCTGGCACGGCGACCAATGCCGCCTTCAACTTGCAACCGCTGATTATGGGTCTCTACCGCTGGATTGTGCAGCTGCCAGGTCAAGTCGAGCTGCCCTTTAATATCAT ACTGCCCTCGTTTGCCATGCAGCCAGGACTCTTTCCGCTCACCTACGTGCTCCTGTCCGCTTCCGGTGCCTGCACCGTTTTCGCCTTCAGCTTCGTGGACGGATTCTTCGTCTGCTCGTGCCTCTACATCTGCGGCGCTTTCCGGCTGGTGCAACAGGACATTCGCAGGATATTTGCCGATTTGCATGGCG ACTCAGTGGATGTGTTCACCGAGGAGATGAACGCGGAGGTGCGGCACAGACTGGCCCAAGTTGTCGAGCGGCACAATGCGATTATCGATTTCTGCACGGACATAACACGTCAGTTCACCGTCATCGTTTTAATGCATTTCCTGTCCGCCGCCTTCGTCCTCTGCTCGACCATCCTGGACATCATGTTG AACACGTCGTCGCTGAGCGGCTTAACCTACATCTGCTATATCATCGCGGCCCTAACGCAGCTATTCCTCTACTGCTTCGGAGGCAATCACGTCAGCGAGAGT AGTGCGGCTGTGGCGGACGTGCTGTACGACATTGAGTGGTACAAATGCGATGCGAGGACTAGGAAAGTGATTTTAATGATATTGCGCCGTTCGCAGCGGGCAAAAACAATTGCGGTGCCGTTTTTTACGCCCTCACTGCCAGCATTCGGATCTGTATGGGATGGCATGCGATGCGTTGATTATGATAATAAATGTTTATGTTtctgtttccgtttccgtttccgttccgTCCAGATAATCAGCACAGCCGGCTCATATATCACGCTGCTCAAGACGTTCCTGTGA
- the LOC6617450 gene encoding RNA polymerase II-associated factor 1 homolog isoform X2: MAPGFVNNKRKHDGEQNQFICPIVYTNELPTYPKDCKFLPCCQDIQEYCKEPVSIPKLDTCFLQNFKGLHELFTINLMDQLPYDELSENVHPMNPREADLLKDIQALDCDFARLQPSRAQECAQMFAKERVHPPRPRLQRSVAVPKAPFNLQPVSLVQQKEMIDGSFKDINKPLLRHPTNPRSNAYPVQIMSVFPDTDLQKYSFVQMSFDNPPQNTNQGLIRDCGSCLINFNFVQDIAESTEKLYVSDHRYKEEKADDSLERGEGLILREEKNAIFYVGVDKYIKLRRERPRPQASANKFLLVQRVTMD; this comes from the exons ATGGCACCAGGGTTCGTGAACAATAAGCGCAAGCATGATGGAGAGCA AAATCAGTTCATCTGTCCCATTGTCTACACAAATGAGTTGCCCACTTATCCAAAGGATTGCAAGTTTCTGCCCTGTTGCCAGGATATCCAGGAGTACTGCAAGGAGCCGGTTTCGATTCCCAAGCTGGACACTTGCTTTTTGCAAAATTTCAAAGGACTTCATGAGCTGTTCACCATTAATTTGATGGATCAGTTGCCCTACGATGAGCTTTCCGAGAATGTGCACCCAATGAATCCCAGAGAAGCTGATCTACTCAAGGACATACAAGCCCTAGACTGCGACTTCGCCAGACTCCAACCAAGTCGCGCCCAGGAATGCGCCCAGATGTTCGCCAAGGAGCGGGTGCATCCACCTCGCCCAAGACTACAGCGTTCTGTGGCGGTGCCCAAGGCCCCATTCAACCTGCAGCCCGTCAGCCTGGTGCAGCAAAAGGAGATGATCGATGGGAGCTTCAAGGATATTAACAAGCCCCTTTTACGACATCCCACCAATCCGCGTAGTAATGCCTACCCTGTGCAGATCATGTCAGTCTTTCCCGACACGGATTTGCAGAAATATAGCTTCGTCCAGATGAGTTTTGATAATCCACCCCAAAATACCAACCAGGGACTAATCAGGGACTGCGGAAGCTGTCTGATCAACTTCAATTTCGTCCAGGACATTGCGGAGTCCACCGAAAAGCTTTACGTGTCCGACCATCGCTACAAGGAGGAAAAAGCCGACGATAGCTTGGAGCGCGGTGAGGGTCTCATACTCCGCGAGGAGAAGAACGCCATCTTTTACGTTGGTGTCGACAAATACATCAAACTAAGGCGGGAACGTCCACGCCCCCAGGCTTCGGCTAACAAGTTTCTGCTG GTCCAGCGTGTGACAATGGATTAA
- the LOC6617448 gene encoding odorant receptor 22c isoform X2, whose protein sequence is MTDSGQPAIAGHFYRIPRISGLIVGLWPQRIRDGGGRPWHAHLLFVFAFAVVLVGAVGEVSYGCVHLDNLVVALEAFCPGTTKAVCVLKLWVFFRSNRRWAELVHRLRAMLWQSRRQEGQRMLVGLATTANRLSLLLLTSGTATNAAFNLQPLIMGLYRWIVQLPGQVELPFNIILPSFAMQPGLFPLTYVLLSASGACTVFAFSFVDGFFVCSCLYICGAFRLVQQDIRRIFADLHGDSVDVFTEEMNAEVRHRLAQVVERHNAIIDFCTDITRQFTVIVLMHFLSAAFVLCSTILDIMLNTSSLSGLTYICYIIAALTQLFLYCFGGNHVSESSAAVADVLYDIEWYKCDARTRKVILMILRRSQRAKTIAVPFFTPSLPAFGSIISTAGSYITLLKTFL, encoded by the exons ATGACTGACAGCGGGCAGCCTGCCATTGCCGGCCACTTTTACCGGATTCCCCGCATCTCCGGCCTCATTGTCGGCCTCTGGCCGCAAAGGATCAGGGACGGGGGCGGTCGTCCTTGGCACGCCCATCTGCTCTTCGTGTTCGCTTTCGCCGTGGTGCTTGTGGGTGCTGTGGGCGAGGTGTCCTACGGCTGTGTCCACCTGGATAACCTGGTGGTGGCGCTGGAGGCCTTCTGCCCCGGAACCACCAAGGCGGTCTGCGTTTTGAAGCTGTGGGTCTTCTTCCGCTCCAATCGCCGGTGGGCGGAGCTGGTCCATCGCCTGCGGGCCATGTTGTGGCAATCGCGGCGGCAGGAGGGTCAGAGGATGCTGGTCGGACTGGCCACCACGGCCAACAGGCTGAGCCTGTTGCTGCTCACCTCTGGCACGGCGACCAATGCCGCCTTCAACTTGCAACCGCTGATTATGGGTCTCTACCGCTGGATTGTGCAGCTGCCAGGTCAAGTCGAGCTGCCCTTTAATATCAT ACTGCCCTCGTTTGCCATGCAGCCAGGACTCTTTCCGCTCACCTACGTGCTCCTGTCCGCTTCCGGTGCCTGCACCGTTTTCGCCTTCAGCTTCGTGGACGGATTCTTCGTCTGCTCGTGCCTCTACATCTGCGGCGCTTTCCGGCTGGTGCAACAGGACATTCGCAGGATATTTGCCGATTTGCATGGCG ACTCAGTGGATGTGTTCACCGAGGAGATGAACGCGGAGGTGCGGCACAGACTGGCCCAAGTTGTCGAGCGGCACAATGCGATTATCGATTTCTGCACGGACATAACACGTCAGTTCACCGTCATCGTTTTAATGCATTTCCTGTCCGCCGCCTTCGTCCTCTGCTCGACCATCCTGGACATCATGTTG AACACGTCGTCGCTGAGCGGCTTAACCTACATCTGCTATATCATCGCGGCCCTAACGCAGCTATTCCTCTACTGCTTCGGAGGCAATCACGTCAGCGAGAGT AGTGCGGCTGTGGCGGACGTGCTGTACGACATTGAGTGGTACAAATGCGATGCGAGGACTAGGAAAGTGATTTTAATGATATTGCGCCGTTCGCAGCGGGCAAAAACAATTGCGGTGCCGTTTTTTACGCCCTCACTGCCAGCATTCGGATCT ATAATCAGCACAGCCGGCTCATATATCACGCTGCTCAAGACGTTCCTGTGA